One genomic segment of Ignavibacteriota bacterium includes these proteins:
- a CDS encoding zinc ribbon domain-containing protein: protein MPTYDYKCTECNYTFEELQKMTDEPLKVCPKCSGKLNRLIGAGAAPIFKGSGFYQTDYKNSKKPSDSIAKSENSSTPKETKKESKPSSEN, encoded by the coding sequence ATGCCGACATATGATTATAAATGTACAGAATGTAATTATACTTTTGAAGAATTACAAAAAATGACTGATGAGCCATTAAAAGTGTGTCCAAAGTGTTCTGGAAAATTAAATAGATTAATTGGAGCTGGTGCTGCTCCAATTTTTAAAGGTTCGGGATTTTATCAAACGGATTATAAAAATTCTAAAAAACCTTCAGATTCAATTGCAAAATCTGAAAATAGTTCTACGCCAAAAGAAACAAAGAAAGAAAGCAAACCTTCGTCAGAAAATTAA
- a CDS encoding ribose-phosphate pyrophosphokinase, translating to MAAAGPKIFSGSSNPELAKRIANYIGIPLGGIDLKKFKDGEIWVKFKENIRGGDVYLVQSTHQPAENLLELLIMIDAAKRSSVATVTAVIPYFGYARQDRKDQPRVAITAKLIANLISVAGADRVITMDLHAAQIQGFFDIPSDHLYASSVFLDVFENHSDDLVVVSADVGGIKLARSYAKRLNANLVVIDKRRPKQNQAEVMNIIGDVKGKDVLLVDDLIDTGGTFISAINALIENGAKSIYGAVTHPVLSSDAIERIENSAITKLYVTDSIPLKENGNLKKIVVLSASRLLAEAIRRTHNHESISSLFDIDKG from the coding sequence ATGGCTGCTGCTGGTCCAAAAATTTTTTCTGGTTCTTCAAATCCGGAATTAGCAAAAAGAATCGCTAATTACATCGGAATTCCGCTAGGCGGCATTGACCTTAAAAAGTTTAAAGATGGCGAAATATGGGTAAAATTTAAAGAAAATATTCGCGGTGGTGATGTTTACTTGGTTCAATCTACACATCAGCCGGCAGAAAATCTTTTAGAATTATTAATAATGATTGACGCAGCAAAACGGTCTTCGGTTGCAACCGTAACAGCTGTAATTCCTTATTTTGGATATGCAAGACAAGATAGAAAAGATCAGCCGAGAGTAGCAATTACCGCAAAATTAATTGCAAACTTGATTTCAGTCGCGGGTGCAGATAGAGTTATAACAATGGATCTTCACGCTGCTCAAATTCAAGGTTTTTTTGATATTCCATCTGATCATTTATATGCTTCGTCTGTTTTTTTAGACGTATTTGAAAATCATTCTGATGATTTGGTTGTTGTTTCTGCGGATGTTGGCGGAATTAAATTAGCAAGATCTTACGCAAAAAGATTAAATGCAAATTTGGTTGTTATTGATAAAAGAAGACCAAAGCAAAACCAAGCTGAAGTAATGAATATTATTGGTGATGTAAAAGGTAAAGATGTTTTACTTGTTGATGATTTAATTGATACCGGCGGGACATTTATTTCTGCCATAAATGCATTAATTGAAAACGGTGCAAAATCAATTTACGGAGCAGTTACGCACCCTGTACTTTCAAGTGATGCTATAGAGAGAATAGAAAATTCAGCAATAACAAAACTATATGTTACGGATTCTATTCCTCTTAAAGAAAATGGAAATCTTAAAAAAATTGTAGTTCTTTCTGCTTCAAGGTTATTAGCTGAAGCAATTAGAAGAACCCACAATCATGAATCTATAAGTTCATTGTTTGATATTGATAAAGGTTAG